The Streptomyces sp. HUAS MG91 sequence CAGGCGGGTGACCTTCAGGCCCATGGGCTTGATCATGCGGGCGAGGTACGTCGCCGTGGCCTCGCCCTCCAGGTTCGGGTCGGTCGCCAGGATCAGCTCGGTGACCGTGCCGTCCGCCAGGCGGGCGAGCAGCTCCCTGATCCGCAGATCGTCCGGACCGACGCCCTCGATGGGGCTGATCGCCCCGCCGAGGACGTGGTACTTCCCGCGGAACTCACGGGTCCGCTCGATCGCGACGACGTCCTTGGGCTCCTCGACCACGCAGATGACGGAGAGGTCGCGGCGCGGGTCCCGGCAGATGTTGCACAG is a genomic window containing:
- the recR gene encoding recombination mediator RecR, which translates into the protein MYEGVVQDLIDELGRLPGVGPKSAQRIAFHILQAEPTDVRRLAQALMEVKAKVRFCATCGNVAQEELCNICRDPRRDLSVICVVEEPKDVVAIERTREFRGKYHVLGGAISPIEGVGPDDLRIRELLARLADGTVTELILATDPNLEGEATATYLARMIKPMGLKVTRLASGLPVGGDLEYADEVTLGRAFEGRRLLDV